Proteins from a genomic interval of Quercus lobata isolate SW786 chromosome 11, ValleyOak3.0 Primary Assembly, whole genome shotgun sequence:
- the LOC115969360 gene encoding pentatricopeptide repeat-containing protein At1g77360, mitochondrial-like codes for MGKNKNNKRPYYSSNNNNRPSKSPKKHHPSSNISNPKNSSPSQPQQLQPKKRPTFSSYLDTRNLPPKVKLLCEIIATTQSNSIDASLTDTGIRVTQADVEQVLKLSYSFPGPSVKFFRWCGHQLNDDHSPYAWNLVVDLLGKNSLFDAMWDAVKSMKRERLLSLATFASIFSSYVIAERVQDAVLTFEVMEQYGIPRDVVALNSLLSAICRDGKTINAVEFLHAAQERIRPDMDTYAILLEGWENESNVVCARKTFGDMLFDIGWDPNNVPAYDSFLTTLIKAGPDEFDEALKLFHTLREKGCYPGLKFFKVALEACSKKRDARGAAMLWDVMLRVRDRGLAFHVSPDLEMYSCVITLFCTCGDTDTAKKLLDEMVLNGIFPNSKIYNVLFQFMLKSKRLRDATVVFNEMVKNEFVPDCANCALAVRSYLNSTEYVMAIKIWKCMIENYDSDLEETGNRLVVELRDMNRLPEAVKYAEDMIARRIKVSSSTLSKLREGLNKARKTLVYDELFRKWKYH; via the coding sequence atgggcaagaacaagaacaacaaaagaCCCTATtacagcagcaacaacaacaacagacCTTCAAAGTCACCCAAAAAACACCATCCCTCTTCAAACatctcaaacccaaaaaactcCTCACcatcacaaccacaacaactCCAACCCAAAAAGCGCCCAACTTTCTCCTCTTATCTCGACACCCGAAACCTCCCTCCAAAAGTCAAACTCCTCTGCGAAATCATCGCCACCACGCAGTCCAATTCCATCGACGCTTCTCTCACCGACACCGGCATCCGGGTCACCCAGGCCGACGTCGAGCAAGTCCTCAAGCTCTCCTACTCCTTCCCGGGCCCTTCCGTCAAGTTCTTCCGCTGGTGCGGCCACCAGCTCAACGACGATCACAGCCCCTACGCCTGGAATCTGGTCGTGGACTTGCTGGGCAAGAACTCCCTTTTCGACGCGATGTGGGACGCCGTCAAGTCGATGAAGCGAGAGAGGTTGCTGTCCCTTGCTACCTTCGCTTCCATCTTCAGTAGCTACGTGATTGCCGAGCGGGTTCAGGATGCCGTGCTGACTTTCGAGGTCATGGAACAGTACGGCATTCCGCGTGATGTGGTGGCGCTGAACTCGTTGCTCAGTGCTATATGTAGAGATGGTAAAACCATCAATGCAGTTGAGTTCCTCCACGCTGCGCAGGAAAGGATCAGACCCGATATGGACACTTATGCCATTTTGTTGGAGGGGTGGGAGAATGAGTCCAATGTGGTTTGTGCCAGAAAGACGTTTGGTGACATGTTGTTTGATATTGGTTGGGACCCGAATAATGTCCCGGCTTATGATTCGTTCTTGACTACATTGATCAAGGCCGGGCCTGATGAGTTTGATGAAGCGCTTAAGCTGTTTCATACTCTCCGGGAAAAGGGGTGTTATCCCGGATTGAAGTTCTTCAAGGTAGCACTTGAAGCGTGTTCTAAGAAACGTGATGCTCGCGGGGCTGCTATGCTTTGGGATGTAATGCTTCGTGTTCGTGATCGCGGTTTGGCTTTTCATGTAAGCCCTGATTTGGAAATGTATTCCTGCGTTATTACTTTGTTTTGTACTTGTGGTGATACGGATACTGCGAAGAAGTTGTTGGATGAGATGGTTTTAAATGGGATTTTCCCGAATTCGAAGATTTATAATGTGCTGTTTCAGTTCATGTTGAAGAGCAAGCGGTTGAGGGATGCAACGGTTGTGTTTAATGAGATGGTTAAGAATGAGTTTGTTCCGGACTGTGCTAATTGTGCTTTAGCTGTTAGGAGTTACTTGAATTCTACGGAATATGTTATGGCTATAAAAATTTGGAAATGTATGATTGAGAACTATGATTCTGACTTGGAAGAGACTGGGAATCGCTTGGTTGTGGAACTTCGTGATATGAATAGGCTCCCAGAAGCTGTTAAGTATGCTGAGGATATGATTGCTAGAAGAATCAAGGTGAGCTCTTCCACGTTGTCAAAGCTGAGAGAGGGCCTTAACAAAGCCAGAAAGACATTAGTGTATGATGAACTTTTCAGAAAGTGGAAATATCATTAG